One Brevinematia bacterium genomic window, TGATTTTGGTGATGAGTATGATAAATCCAAGGATATTGAATGGAGTGCTAATTTCTCATTTTTTGCTCCAAGGATAAAAGATCCCCAGACTGGTGAAGAGGTTATAGATAAGGCATATTGTGACTATAAATACTTTCCTGGACATCCGTCAGGTCTGCTTGAGGCAGTAATGGCTAAGCAGACTAATGTTTTTGGTATTAAGGCTGCATATTACAGAAAGGGATTCAACTGGATAGATGTAGTTCCTAACAAACCCATAAGTTTTGTAGGAGTTGCGAAAACCATAGATTTCTGGGTATGGGGTGGGAATTATAATTGGGTTATGGATATATATGTTAAGGACTATAAGGGATATACCTATAGAATAGAAGCTGGTAGTATAAAACATGTTGGTTGGAAGAATTTTTTGGTTTCTATTCCTAATTATATACCTCAGTATGAACCTTATGTTCCTTTTACGAGACCTTTGAGTCTTGTGAAAATGAGGCTTACTGCTGCGCCGACTGAGAGGGCGGATAAGTTTTATGTGTATTTTGACTACCTACAGCTTCAGACGGATGTTTATATGGAGAGGTTTGATGGTGATGATCTTGGTAAAATTGCTTGGTAGTTTTTAGTTTTTTCCGATTATTGTAAGGAGGGTAAATTTATGAGGAGAGTAATTGCTATTTTTTTGATAGTTTTGTTTATGACAGTTGGTGGAATAGCGTATTCTCAGCAACAGCCTCAGGCACAGCAAGAGGAAACATCTGAGTACCTTAAGGGTTTTAGGATTTTAGGGGAACCTACTGAAGCGGAAATAAAGGATACTGCGAAACAGATGATTCAACCAGTACTTGTTGAAGATTTTGAGGTTCCTGGGGATTGGGAGGCGAAGATTTCAAGAGATTTTGGGATTGTTTCTTTCATGACAAGGGATGGATTTCCGAGAGCTCTTGCTAGTATAAAAGATAAGAATAATAAGGTTTTGGGAGTAAAGGTTAACTTCTTCAAAAGAGGGCCTGCAGAGATATTAGTTAGGCCTGTAAGGCAAATAAAAATACCGGGTATCACCAAAAAGATAAAGTTTTGGGTTGTTGGTAGAAACTATATTCATACTATTAAGATCTTAGTTAAGGATTATATGAATAGAGAGAAAGAGATAACAATAGGAAAGCTCAATTTTTCGGGATGGAAATTGCTTGAAGTCAACATCCCCGAGTTTATAGAGCAAGAAAACTATAAAGTATCTGAGGAGAGAGGATTGTCTCTAACGGGTATAAAGGTTGTTTGTGATATGAACGATATAGTTCCTGGAAGACCTTTCTACATATACTTTGACTACCTTACCGCAGAAACTGATCTGTTTGTTGAGAAGTTTAGGGAAGTTGATGATATGGTT contains:
- a CDS encoding flagellar filament outer layer protein FlaA; translated protein: MRRVIAIFLIVLFMTVGGIAYSQQQPQAQQEETSEYLKGFRILGEPTEAEIKDTAKQMIQPVLVEDFEVPGDWEAKISRDFGIVSFMTRDGFPRALASIKDKNNKVLGVKVNFFKRGPAEILVRPVRQIKIPGITKKIKFWVVGRNYIHTIKILVKDYMNREKEITIGKLNFSGWKLLEVNIPEFIEQENYKVSEERGLSLTGIKVVCDMNDIVPGRPFYIYFDYLTAETDLFVEKFREVDDMVDLW
- a CDS encoding flagellar filament outer layer protein FlaA; amino-acid sequence: MQTILISDFGDEYDKSKDIEWSANFSFFAPRIKDPQTGEEVIDKAYCDYKYFPGHPSGLLEAVMAKQTNVFGIKAAYYRKGFNWIDVVPNKPISFVGVAKTIDFWVWGGNYNWVMDIYVKDYKGYTYRIEAGSIKHVGWKNFLVSIPNYIPQYEPYVPFTRPLSLVKMRLTAAPTERADKFYVYFDYLQLQTDVYMERFDGDDLGKIAW